The Callospermophilus lateralis isolate mCalLat2 chromosome X, mCalLat2.hap1, whole genome shotgun sequence genome contains the following window.
CTTAGCACAGTGATTATTATATTGTAAACACTTGACAAACCTTGAACActgaggccaaaaaaaaaaaaaaaaatccccagatATCCTGGAACTGGCCATACATTCACAGCTAGGCCTGGCTGTTTTCCTGTTGACCATAAACAATATCACAGAATATCAGATAAAACCACTTAGTGACGGTGAtggatcaaaacaaaaacaagaccaCTCTATAATCATGTCCAAACACAAAACAAAGCACAACTACATTCCAAATCACAAATTTGGAAACAGTCTGTTTTTCAAGCTAAATAGGAgtagcagcttttttttttaatcaactacAATTTCAGATTTAATCTCATCTTTTCTCCTCCTAGGAAAGATAAATCACCCAAGCATAAATCACATTCTCTCCTGGACAGACTCCTACCAAGAGCAAAGTACTGCTTTCTTAACCCTTCCCCAAATCACATAACACAAGTCCAAATTctccaatgagcctattcttaacCCTTCCTGAGATGCCCACAACTCCTGTGGTACACCTTCTTTCTGGCTGAAATGAGCAGTAAACCCAACTTGTTTATTTTCAACAAGTGTGTTCCTGATCATCTTGGGCTGGAGGGCACTGATGGTATTACTCTGGAGGCCTTTCTTCATTGTAAAACTACAATTTAGGGAGCTTGGGTCTCTTTGCAACTATGTCCTTACATCATTTGAAGAACATTGGTTGGGAGCCAGGTATAGTGACACACACCTCTAGTCTAGACTTGGGAgacttgagacaggaggatctcaagttcaaggaaagcctcagcaatttagtgaggcactaggcaacttatctagaccctgtctcaaaataaataaataaataaaggcaggtATGCAGCCTCTCTGGTTTCAATcccaatacaaaaacaaaacaaaaccaccatGGATGTGAGCCAAGGAGCAATGGAAGTCATTCCCACTTTTGATTTAAgaaacaccaagtatcaaaagCATTGCAACTTCTGTAAAAGAATCAGTACAACTTAGTAtctaaatattcattaaccacaaACACATTCTTAAAATGGTTGTCTGCATAATACCTCAGACAAAAATGTATGCATTCATAAAGTTATCTGGTTGAAAGGTAATAGACTGCTCTTATTTCATAAATGCACTGGCCCAGAAATCAAAGTTTGGgtcaaaaataaaattgacattcaaattaaaactatataatAAATGGTGATTGGGTTTACACTTCATTCCTGAAGCTTATTTACTCCTGAATATTTGTGAAATTCTATTTCAAATACCCCATTATGTCTACACATCCAGAAATTCTTGCTATTGAAGGTCCAGCTCACGAATATCACCAAAGTTAGCAGTATAGTTCACACTAGATGCCAATAATTTAGCTCTTGAAAACTGCATAAGAGGTATAATCGAGATGTTTTGGGATGCACAGGCATTTTAGGCTACATAGCAAGAAGCCTGGAGTTAGGCAGCAGGTTTGTTTAGTTAACTCAGTCAAGGGACTCAAGGATGCATTAATGACCAGGTCAGCAAGCCCTACCTTTGGTCTTTCATCCTCAAAGCCTCAGTGATGAGGGCCAGCTCCATGGTGCCAAGATGGCTGCAGCACTTACATTCCCCTGCACACACTGATGCCCAGCAAGTAAGAGAAGACATTATGCCACATCTATTTCTTTTGAGAGTTGAAGGGACAAAATCTTTTCCATAAACACCCTCCCCCACCTGTTTTCACCATGAAAACTTCTCATTGGTCAGAAGTGTGTCACATGGTCACACCTAAACCAATCTCTGCAAGAGAAAAGGGATTGCTGTGACTGGTTTAGACCTCTGCGTCTCTTCATACTTATTGACTTCACCTTAGAGCTTTGGAAACAAAATTTCAAGGCCTGGCATCAGTGTTGTTAAAAGTTCCCCAACTGTTACAAATGTATCCCCTGAGGAGTCCTACTGTATTTACTTAATCAAGTTTTACCCAGGCTCGCACCCTGGTGGGACATCTCTTCAGATGCAGGAAAGACAAACATCTAAACTATACTGGAGCTCTGCTGCTGTGCATGGCAGCACATGCCAGCTAcctagtaggctgaggcaggaggatgatctGAATTTAGGAGTTCCAGGACAGCCCTGGCAACACAGACACcctgtcaaaaataaaataaaataaaaaataacaaagataAAAACTGATGGACAGGGATGGGTCAGGGATACAAATGGTTACATTGCCAGCTGGATGCACACTGCTATAGCTAAGAGAAAGGATCACCCTAGGTCAGTCACCCACTTGGTGACATATAATGAGAAGTGAAAAGACTTGCTTTAAGAGATTTAATGGCTATCTTAATTCCCTGATCCCTGATGAAAACTGAaaagtgaggaaaacaccttATAAATTTCAGTTCATGAGTAACTTCCTCTCTGAAGGAGAGAAAGTTTTTCTAACATTGTGCCTCTTCCTAGGAAGAAGTAATGGCATGTGTCTCTTCTAATTCACAACAGCTTTATCCCAGTACCCATAAAGCTGCAATTTGCTTGTCTGCTGCTCTGCCATCCTCCAATATACCATCATGGTATTCTAATTTGTGTGTCTAggacactcaataaatattaattgcGTGAATGAATGGAGGACCAGAAAAAAAACAGATGAGAAACACACCTAATGTCAATAGTAAATATTCACCCAGCACTTACATGCCAGTCACTATACGAAACCATGTACACCAATACTTAAACAACCCTACCAGGTAAGAGCCATTATATTAATTTAAAACATAACAAAAGAGCATCACAGATTAATCGCTTGTACAAGGTGTCAAGCTAGGACAGTATTCTCTGTGAGAATAGATTAGGTAGCTCACCACATACTTTACCTTTAGGCCCCAGAAGGCAAAGATTGCTCCACCAGTGCTAAAGATAGGGACCTTTCTAGTGGAGCCTAACCATGAGGAGGACTGCAGGGGGTGCTACCATTGGCTAATGTTTAGCTGTTAGATCCCTGGAGGCTTTTCATTTCTTGGACTTTGGAGGAGGGTGGGGCAGAGAAAGAGGCCATGCTCAATGACATAATTGTGGAAATGGAAAACACCCCAAAGGCTTGAGCCTAGAGTAGAACTCTTTAAGGGCAAGAAAAAATCGCAACATTAATACTTCAGTCAAGATTTATACGTGACATGCAATTACCTATGTGTCAAATCTCCTCCGGCCATTTGGGAGGAACACGACCATCTACTTTCCTCATCTAATAAAGTACAATCTAGAGAGGAATCTTGGTTCCAGTTCTGGCTTCTGTGCTATATGACCTTAGTACAGGTCATTATTTGGCCATCTTCCCCCCCACCGGTCATTCCTCTCAGAGGAGGGAATAAAGATCCCAGCCTTTATTCTGGCTAGTGGAACTATCACTCACTCAGCTCCTTATACCAGGAAGCCACTGAGTTTTATGGATTCTATTTCATAAATCTGCAATCTGTTTcattaattaatatttattgtgtGCTAGGAGtatacaatgatgaactggatgaGATACATCCCACCCCCAGCTTCAAGGAGCTTACCATATTAATGAGGGGTTCTTGCAAATGAACAACCCATTCTACAGCAGAGCAGTAAATGCAAGAAAAGGGTAAGTACAGTGCTGGGAGGGAACACTGGAGGGGTATGATTCCTTCTGGGAAGCCTGAGGGATTTTCTCTTGGCAATGCCCAAGCTAAAATATGAAGAATATGTGTCCAGAACCTGGTGAGGGAATAGTAGGGAAAGGGAGGCAAGCACAATTTTCTTAAGATATGAACAGAGTAGTATGGGAAAGAAAAGTGGCAGTTCACAAGGACTGCAGAGATTAGCCTACATGCTGGTCTCCAGCCCCGTCTTAATCCAACTACACTGCCCAGTGTCTTTCCAGTTCTGAGAATGAAACAGTCCAGCATCATCCTTCCTTTCTCTGGAGGTCTttccttcatcttgtatttacttAGCACTTCATCTGTGCAGGAACCGCGTTAACAGCGGTCTCAATAGTGCTTCCAGTCTGAAGGGAGtttttcatctactgaaggaagaCCTTGAGGGAGCAATTCCGGAGTGCTGGAAGCTGACACATAAGATGTTAACGACCCTTTAAGGACCCATCTGCCTCGCCGTCCACTGCTCGCTCCGTCACTTGGGGGCTCCGTGCCTGCCACCTGCTTGTCCTCTCGGAAGGATGACCAAGTGTTCTATTCACTGCCCGGAATGTCCTCCTCCCCTCGCCCAAGGCCACAGCCTGTCTCCAGCCAACTCCAGCACAGCGTCCTTCTCGCGTGGCCACACTCATCGGCGCGCAGCTCTGCCAAGGGGGCTGACGCGCGCGCGCGCGGCTGGGCAGCTCCTGGGGGCAGACGCCATCCAGCCTCCCCGCAGCCTGGTGCCCACCCCAGACCGGCTCTCTCCCTAAGCGCCCCCCACGCCCCGGCAGGACAGCTCGCGTCCGGGGTGACGACCCCGCGTGCACGTGGGCGCAGCCTGGAGGCCGCAGGGACCCTTTCTCATGGGGTCGAGAGGGGCCGTTCTGCCGGAAGATCTCGGCCAGGGGGTCGCGCTCGCCGCCTGCACCCCTCGGGGAGCCCCAGCGGGGACAGGCGGGGGCGCGCCCGGGGGGAAACGCGCGTGCCCGGCGTCTCCCAGGTCCCCGCAGTGGCGCGGGGTGGCCGGAGGAGGGGCCGAGGGCGGGGCGGCCGCAGCCTCCGCCATTCCCGGCCCCCCCCGGCCGCGGAGCGCCGCCTCCCCGCCCGCCCTTCCCCACCGCGCGCGCTCCGCCCGCCCCGGAGCCTCGCCCTCCGCCACGATGAGCAAATGAGCGCAAGCGAGGGCATGAAATTTAAATTCCACTCTGGGGAGAAAGTGCTGTGCTTCGAGCCTGACCCCACCAAGGCGCGAGTGCTGTACGATGCCAAGGTGCCGCCGCGGAGGGCCAGGGAGGAGGAGCGGGTCGGGGACCCTGGCGATGGGAGGCAGGGGCAGGGGCGGGGGCGGTCAGCGGCGCGGAGCCGGGAGAGCGGCGGGTCTCCCCGGCCTGCGCGGAGAGCCGTGGGCAGCAGGGGGCGCTCGTGGGGTGCCGCGCGCTGTAGTCCGGGCTGGGGGCCCAAGATGCTTCCGCTTCCGCTTCCTGCAGCGCTGTACCCGGCTCGCACAGTCGCGAGGCCCGGGTGGCAGTTTGAGCCTACGGTGCCCACTTGGGCCGCATGTATAGATGTGCTGTCGCCTAGTCTCTGCTCTTGCGATAAGTTTCTTCTCATCCTTTGTGGTCCAGCACCGCCTGGGCTCCTTGGGGCCACCCTAGCCGCCTGACCCAGGTCTTATTCCTTAGGTCCAAAGCGCTGGCTGCCAACTCTTAACCTCGTTGCCCTGGGACCTCTAGTCAGGTTTAGGGTCTATCCCTCCCATAGGCCGTGACCCCATTCTGAGGGCATGATTGATCCCAGTGTCTTGGACCCTCAGGCCCCTACAGCATTGACATTCTCAATCCCTGAAGGATTTGCGTGGGTGTCAACATGTACGGGCAGAATTGCGTCTTGAACCCATCCCCCTAAATCTTTGGGGTCCTGGCCACATCTTTTAGTTTCTCTGGTCTGGGCGGTGGGCTGGAGTAGGCACTGAAGTCCTGTATCCctaacgaaagtgtatttcggcgCTTTGGGGCCTAGGGCTGTCCCTGATCCTTTGAGCCACCAAAACGAAACCTTTGGTGCAGAGACAGGGGAGGCCCGGGTGCAGCCTGAGGTGCAGCCTGGGGTGCGACTTTTAGCAAGGCTTAGGCGGTGCCCTCAGTGAGGACATTTCAAGGTCTCTATCTGTTTTGGGTTTCTAAGTCCCTTTACTAAGGCTGCTCCCACCCCGCCCAAGAGTCTCAAAGGGGGACACGCCCCCTTGTTGCCCCAGGTGTTCCTTCCTGGGATGTAACTGGGAGGGGTGTCGAAGTCTGACAGTCCATCAGGGAATTGGATGCAGCAGAGCCGGGGAGACTACAACTCCCAGAGGTCTCAGGGCTGCAATTCTCTTCTGTGGTCTGGACTCTCATTAGTGACAAATCAGCCGGCCAATGGCTTCAgaaacttcaccctgtctcaaactCGGAGACCAATCACAGAGTGCTTGGACGGATGTTTCCTATTTTGAGGCATccactcaggaaaaaaaatggtattGAAAGGAAAAATGTTTCAACCCAGCTCTCGGTCTAAAAAAGGAGAGAATgcgttcttttcttttaaaaagggaCTATGATCTAGTTTTCCTGATCTAACTAAtaattctctgtgtgttttgccGTTCGTGGGCAATATTTCCTGGTTTCAGATTGTCGATGTTATTGTTGGGAAAGACGAAAAAGGCAGAAAGATCCCAGAATATCTGATTCATTTTAATGGTTGGAACAGAAGGTGAGTGCTTGTTAAACCAGACTGAATATCGATTGTTTTTATAGCATAAGAACATCGCAAACTTCTTTAAGTTTTAGAAACACTTGTAGAAAAGTTTCATTTCCTGTTTCTGCTTTGTTCTCAAAGCTTGCCTGTTCTGAGGAATGATTACTTTTaagttcaatacattttaattctCTCTGAGTGATTCTGGAAACCCCAGTTATTTCTGGATTTGAATGTTACTTTTTTCAGTTAATTTGCATTCTTTTGTGATTTTCAAGTTTCTATATAGTTTTCTAAAATGTCAATAATTCTGGGGCAATTCTGTTCCTTTAAGGTTTTTTTAGTGTTTcttttatatcaaaataaaatactgaattttccaacctcttttttttttctgttgttcaaTTAGCTGGGATAGATGGGCAGCCGAAGATCATGTGCTTCGTGATACAGATGAAAATCGTAGATTACAGCGTAAATTGGCAAGAAAAGCTGTAGCTCGCCTGTAAGAATACAAAAATCGTGACATAAATGTTTTTCAATGCATATTTCCTTAAGTTTTGAATTTTATGctttaaaagtaataaaaatatttattaagtaattttatatattttaattatcagTGTTTCTGAAGTGATCACCATTTATATTCTAAAGTTCAGTTTTTGAGATATTTAAGAATAATCAATGTTAAACTTTATTTCAATtatgttcactttttttttttttttttttcaggagaaGCACAGGAAGAAAGAAGAAGCGCTGTAGGTTGCCCGGTGTTGACTCTGTCTTAAAAAGTCTCCCTGTTGAAGAAAAAGATGAAAATGGTGAAAACTGTGAGTGACTTGACtccattttttgggggggcgggcaAAAAGAACTTTTACCTAGTCTTTTTTATACTTCAGGACTAACTGAGGGGAAGATTCACTGAAATTATAGACAGGaaaattttggaaactcattatttttagGTGGTCTCCAActtagaattttttgattttatgCTGGTATGAAAGCACACCCATGTAAACATTCTGCTTTTCAATTTCAGAACcatgttttaaaaattacatgataTACTTAACGCATTTATTAAAATAAGCTTTGTGTTAAATGAGTTTGCCCAATTTATGCTAAGGTAACTATTCAGAGAGCATTTAAAGTAGTCTGCTGTGATATTTGGTAGTTTTGGTGTATTCAATGCATTTGTAATTTAGGACGTTTTCAACTTTTGATGGACATAACCCCATCAAAAGTTGAGGAGCGTCTCTATGATATGTACCTCTTTTTTTTGTTGACAATGAAAGTGGCATCAACATGATAAGTCAGCAAATCACTGAGACTTATCAGAGTCATACTCTTGACCACTGCCTTTTTGACCAGTGAACCCCACACAGCTCCTTTCCCATGGTTCATTCTCTTCTAAGTACCTCCAGCATTTATGAATCCAACAAAGAACCATTGAATCCTAGCTGACAAAGCACTTTCAGGTCATTAGCTTGTGtgatttttgcatctgttgaagTTGATGTtatatttatcaaaataaattTCTCTTCAGAAAGGCACAGTATTTGTGTTCAGCATTTAAAATATATGCAGGACTGCAAATCATCATTCTTGGTAGGATGCACACTATACCTATAGATTTGTAAGCATAACAGtaggaaaaatatataataaaagtttgtctgatgttttttttttttttttttttgcttagccATAAGCAGTTCCTCTGATGACAGTGGTgaagaaaaggatgaagaaataagTGAAGGAAGTGATAGTGAAGAAAAGACTGAAGTGGTAAAAAAGTTCTTGTCATAAAAACTTTGGCTTTAGTATATATTTTAGTGGTAAAATTTCATAGTAAAATTCTGTACTtatgaatgattttttaaagatattttaaaccaaaataataaaatttgctTGACATTTTAAGAAAAGTGATCCTTATTTACAGTCACTATGTGAGCCTCTCAGTGACTCTTTATACCTATGGAGTGTTTCTATAAATTATCTCTTTTTCCCCAATAAAATTGTGAGCTGCATTTTGtaatgatgaatatttttaatggaGCACAACAGAGTTTGGGCTCTTCTGCCTGCTTGCAAAGTTACCATAACCCCAGTGGTAAACTTaaaggaagaagaaacaaaataagcATTTGCAACATAGTTAACGTCCTAGAACAAGTTAACTTGTGGCGTTTAGCATACttagaactgggacaaaatgtgaATGTTGAGGATACACTGGTACTTTTTTATAGCAGTCTCTCATCTACTCCTATTTTTGGTACGGACTCTGCtcctattttaattaattaaaaatggaaTTGTGATGTTTCAGAAAGAAGAACTAGAGctgcaaacaaaaaaagaaatggaagaaaggaCAATAACTATAGACATCCCCGAAGTTCTGAAGAAGCAGCTTGAAGATGATTGTTACTATATTAACAGGAGGAAACGGGTAAGTGTGGAGGATATGTAAAACACAGAGTTATTAGTGCTTTCATTTAACTGTATTTTGCAATCCCAGTCTCCAACAATTGAGAAGCTTGGAGGAATGAactttaacatttttggttttatATTGAGTTAGATTTTAAAAGGTTGTGTACTCTTAGAGGCTCCCAGAATTGTTCTAATTTGACACATTGAGAATCACTGCTTACATCTACTCCAAAAAGCAACAGTGTAATCAACATGAGGACATGATAAAAAAAAGATCACAGAACTtcattacatatttattttaaaagttttatctaAGCAGAATTGACTTcacttgattgattgattggttgattgattgtggtgctggggattgaacccatagccTTCTGCATGTGacggaagcactctaccagccaagctatagctccagcccaactttcctttatttttgagTTAAAAAGTGAAAGAGGTATAACCACCCTTTCTTGGAATATATTGCTTATTATTATCGTATACATACATcagatgtttttaattttgttaacaGTTAGTGAAACTTCCATGCCAGACCAACATCATAACTATTTTGGAATCCTATGTGAAGCATTTTGCTATTAATGCAGCCTTTTCTGCCAATGAGAGGCCTCGTCACCATCATGCTATGGTACACGCCAATATGAATGTGCATTATGTCCCAGCAGAAAAAAAGTGAGTACTGGCATGTTTGGCATCTCATGATTCTCATTGTGTGTTAGAAAAACTGTTCCCATTTAGACCAGGGAATTCCTTTCTCTGTTCAgtaattttgaatttatttaatatataatttaatgATTTATTACTAACTCTTTGAATAACCATAGCCAAATATTGTTACTTTTGTGAATTCTTTGAGAACTCTCTTTGCACATCTGGCCTAGATGCATTGAGAGTGTACCACCTTGTCACTAAGACTGGTATTTTAAGTGGTATCATGCAGGCAATGacttatcttttttttccttgagaaaCACCAGAATGGGCAATATGAGTTTGATCAAAGCTTGTTTCTAAACAGGTCTTTATTCTAGTCAAAGTAGCCATCCTCATATCCCACCCTGCCCACCCAACATGACTGGAGCAGGGTCGGAGAGGTAGAGTTGAAGCAGGGTTAGGAGTCTGGTGGGTTCTGTCCAGTTATCCACTCTTAGTAGCACAGGATTCTGGATCTCCACAAGTAACATTGAACTTACTTGTGTTAAATAGGTATGTTGAAGTTGCTGATGTACTTTCTGCACTTTATAGTATGAATTTATGTCCCTATTTTAACATTAATTGTTAACATCCATAaattcatttccttctttataggtataggtgtaatatataatGTTTAAGTTTAAACCTCTTCTATATTAAGAGTGTACAACTTTGTTGTGAAAATTTAGAGTATCTGTTTCATTATCACATctcttatcttttctttttctcctcccaGTGTGGACCTTTGTAAGGAGATGGTGGATGGATTAAGAATAACCTTTGATTATACTCTCCCACTGGTTTTGCTCTACCCATATGAACAAGCTCAGTATAAAAAGGTGACTTCGTCtaaattttttcttccaattaaggaaagtgccacaaacACTAATAGGTAAGTTAGATAACTTGCACTTTCACCCTCAGATGTCAGCATTAACATATTAAAATCCTTTTTGGAAGAGTCCAGTCTGATGCTGTGGGGGCCAATGTGTTTGGAGGAAGGGAACAATTGAAAAGTTCCCATActggtaatttcttttttcctaggTAAGCTAAAGTTGTTCTTTACTTTCTCATGGCTCCAGAAGATTTTTCCCCAAGTAAAGATTCCAGTGTAGAGAATTTAGGTGGGATTATGAGCAGCTGGCCTATCTTTCAGAAGACAGTGGGGGCTAGAGTGAAGAGAGCACAGGCCAAGAAGGGTGGAAAGGGTAGGCTTTACCTGAGCTCCCTGACTTGCTGTATGTCACTTGGGAATGTTCCTTCTGGGCCTGTCGTGTTTGTCTCTGTAAATGGAATGAACGTCTGTCTCTTTGGTGGTATTAAATAAGCAAATTTCAGCCCTTAGTAAAAGTTAGTTTCCTTTGTGGTCTGCTATGTAACCATTTTTCTTCCCTTAATAAACAAGCATTCTTCATTCTCTGTTCTTTGGAGGGGGTACTCCCCAATTTAAAGTCTTCTCTTAATCTGTGTAATGCTAGGCTACTCTCTCTCACTCCTTCCTTCTTGAGAGGGTGACCTGCTCTCAAGACTTTCATTTATCCATCTCTCTTAACCCCTTACCACCTACTTTAATCTACTAGTACCCAACTAATCACTTCCTGCAAGGGCATTAATAATTTCCCACTTGCCACAGCCTGGATTTTGCATCAACCACTTTTTGCCACCTTTCCTTTGTCCCTTGGTCTCCATGGCTCCTGCCTTTCCCAATTCTCTCTGCCTCTCTACCATCCCTTTTGGTGGcttttctcttctctccttttcCCCCATGTCAGTTTCACCCTAGCTGAGAGGTCTTTGAGACTCACTGGGCACCTGTATTGATGTTCCCATGTTTACTCCACACCTGGAGATTTCTAGTGTCCAGGGTGTACTCTCTCTAATGCTCGTGCCTTTTTCAAATCCTGCTGTTAGTTACGTTTTGATGAGGTGATACCATATTGTTCTTGCCTAGACCAGGGTTTCTCAGTCTCAGCCCCACTGATGTTTTGAACAGAATCTTTGAGGTGGGGGCTGTCCTGTGCAGTGTAAGATCTTTAGCAGCATCCCTGGTCTCCCCTCACTAGACAGCAGTAGCTCACCTTCTCTCAGTTGTGTTAACCAAAGCTATATTGCCAGCTGTCCCTTATTAGGGCAAAATTGTTCCCATAATAGAGCCACCAGTCTCAGAAAATATAAAAGGAGCATCACAATCTTTATAATGTCAGCATGCCTTGAAAAGTTATGGGGAGGATTCAAATGACTTCATCTGTTGAATAACTCTTTGAGAAAGTGTGTATTTTGTCGTACTTGGAAGCATAGATGTAGAGCCCTACTGGTTTTGGGAGT
Protein-coding sequences here:
- the Msl3 gene encoding MSL complex subunit 3 isoform X2 is translated as MSASEGMKFKFHSGEKVLCFEPDPTKARVLYDAKIVDVIVGKDEKGRKIPEYLIHFNGWNRSWDRWAAEDHVLRDTDENRRLQRKLARKAVARLRSTGRKKKRCRLPGVDSVLKSLPVEEKDENGENSISSSSDDSGEEKDEEISEGSDSEEKTEKEELELQTKKEMEERTITIDIPEVLKKQLEDDCYYINRRKRLVKLPCQTNIITILESYVKHFAINAAFSANERPRHHHAMVHANMNVHYVPAEKNVDLCKEMVDGLRITFDYTLPLVLLYPYEQAQYKKVTSSKFFLPIKESATNTNRSQEELSPSPPLLNPSTPQSTESQPTTGEPATPKRRKAEPEALQSLRRSTRHSTNCDRLSESSASPQPKRRQQDTSSSMPKLFLHLEKKTPVHSRSSSPIPLTPSKEGSAVFAGFEGRRTNEINEVLSWKLVPDNYPPGDQPPPPSYIYGAQHLLRLFVKLPEILGKMSFSEKNLKALLKHFDLFLRFLAEYHDDFFPESAYVAACEAHYSTKNPRAIY
- the Msl3 gene encoding MSL complex subunit 3 isoform X1, which translates into the protein MSASEGMKFKFHSGEKVLCFEPDPTKARVLYDAKIVDVIVGKDEKGRKIPEYLIHFNGWNRSWDRWAAEDHVLRDTDENRRLQRKLARKAVARLRSTGRKKKRCRLPGVDSVLKSLPVEEKDENGENSISSSSDDSGEEKDEEISEGSDSEEKTEVKEELELQTKKEMEERTITIDIPEVLKKQLEDDCYYINRRKRLVKLPCQTNIITILESYVKHFAINAAFSANERPRHHHAMVHANMNVHYVPAEKNVDLCKEMVDGLRITFDYTLPLVLLYPYEQAQYKKVTSSKFFLPIKESATNTNRSQEELSPSPPLLNPSTPQSTESQPTTGEPATPKRRKAEPEALQSLRRSTRHSTNCDRLSESSASPQPKRRQQDTSSSMPKLFLHLEKKTPVHSRSSSPIPLTPSKEGSAVFAGFEGRRTNEINEVLSWKLVPDNYPPGDQPPPPSYIYGAQHLLRLFVKLPEILGKMSFSEKNLKALLKHFDLFLRFLAEYHDDFFPESAYVAACEAHYSTKNPRAIY
- the Msl3 gene encoding MSL complex subunit 3 isoform X3; translated protein: MIVDVIVGKDEKGRKIPEYLIHFNGWNRSWDRWAAEDHVLRDTDENRRLQRKLARKAVARLRSTGRKKKRCRLPGVDSVLKSLPVEEKDENGENSISSSSDDSGEEKDEEISEGSDSEEKTEVKEELELQTKKEMEERTITIDIPEVLKKQLEDDCYYINRRKRLVKLPCQTNIITILESYVKHFAINAAFSANERPRHHHAMVHANMNVHYVPAEKNVDLCKEMVDGLRITFDYTLPLVLLYPYEQAQYKKVTSSKFFLPIKESATNTNRSQEELSPSPPLLNPSTPQSTESQPTTGEPATPKRRKAEPEALQSLRRSTRHSTNCDRLSESSASPQPKRRQQDTSSSMPKLFLHLEKKTPVHSRSSSPIPLTPSKEGSAVFAGFEGRRTNEINEVLSWKLVPDNYPPGDQPPPPSYIYGAQHLLRLFVKLPEILGKMSFSEKNLKALLKHFDLFLRFLAEYHDDFFPESAYVAACEAHYSTKNPRAIY